Proteins from one Ananas comosus cultivar F153 linkage group 5, ASM154086v1, whole genome shotgun sequence genomic window:
- the LOC109710394 gene encoding probable pre-mRNA-splicing factor ATP-dependent RNA helicase DEAH9 isoform X2: MGVKLGEEVGYTIRFEDVTNPGVTMIKFLTDGVLVREMMDDPLLTKYSIIMVDEAHERSLSTDMLLGLLKKIQRRRPDLRIIISSATIEAKSMSNFFNIRRKSLAQDAEDCAPNKQPAILSVEGKGYAVEIHYVEEPVSDYLQAAVDTVLLIHEKEPPGDILVFLTGQDDIDAAVKLLTGHGQQYGSHYSDLLVLPLYSGLPRGEQDLIFTPTPKGKRKVVISTNIAETSLTLEGVAYVVDSGFSKQRFYNPISDIENLVVVPISKASARQRAGRAGRVQPGKCYRLYTEEYYLKEMSPEGIPEMQRSNLVSCIIQLKALGIDNILGFDWIASPAPEAMIRALEILYSLGIIDEDAKLTSPTGFQVAEIPLDPMISKMILSANDFGCTEEIITIAAVLSVQSIWVSIRGVKKEFDEAKLRFAAAEGDHVTFLNIYRGFLQSGKSSQWCYKNFINYHAMKKVVDIKEQLHNLMRRLGIAVKSCDRDMQAVRKAIIAGFFAHACHLEEYSQNGMYKTIRSSQEVYIHPSSVLFRVNPKWVVYHSLVSTDKHYMRNVIAIDPSWLTEAAPHFYQLRQPNPIPY, from the exons CATTATAATGGTGGATGAGGCACATGAAAGATCCCTCTCAACAGACATGTTACTAGGACTCCTGAAAAAG ATCCAACGGCGGAGACCTGATTTGCGTATCATCATTTCATCTGCAACCATTGAAGCAAAATCCATGTCAAACTTCTTCAATATTAG AAGGAAAAGTCTTGCTCAGGATGCCGAAGATTGTGCTCCTAATAAGCAGCCAGCTATACTTTCTGTTGAA GGTAAAGGGTATGCTGTGGAAATTCATTATGTTGAGGAGCCTGTCTCTGATTACCTGCAAGCTGCTGTAGATACTGTGCTTTTGATTCATGAAAAG GAACCACCAGGCGATATTCTGGTCTTCCTTACAGGTCAAGATGATATTGATGCCGCTGTGAAATTGCTTACAGGACATGGTCAGCAGTACGGCAGTCACTATTCGG ACTTACTGGTTTTGCCACTGTACTCTGGGCTTCCACGCGGAGAACAG GACCTCATTTTTACTCCCACCCCAAAGGGAAAGAGGAAAGTTGTGATATCAACAAATATTGCTGAGACATCATTGACTTTGGAG GGAGTAGCGTACGTTGTTGATAGTGGGTTCTCAAAGCAGCGCTTTTATAATCCG ATTTCTGATATCGAAAATCTGGTGGTGGTACCAATATCAAAGGCTTCTGCACGGCAAAGGGCTGGGAGAGCTGGAAGAGTACAACCTGGGAAGTGTTATAG GCTCTACACAGAAGAATATTACCTCAAGGAAATGTCTCCAGAAGGAATCCCAGAGATGCAACGATCAAACCTCGTCTCGTGCATAATACAA CTAAAGGCCTTAGGTATAGATAATATATTAGGTTTTGATTGGATAGCTTCTCCAGCACCAGAGGCGATGATACGAGCTCTTGAAATTCTGTACTCTCTTGGTATTATCGATGAAGATGCAAAACTTACGTCACCCACCGGCTTTCAAGTTGCGGAGATTCCATTA GACCCTATGATCTCCAAAATGATCCTATCAGCGAATGATTTTGGGTGTACTGAGGAGATAATAACTATAGCGGCAGTTTTATCAGTTCAG TCCATATGGGTCTCCATTAGGGGAGTGAAGAAGGAATTTGATGAAGCAAAGCTGCGTTTTGCTGCCGCCGAG GGAGATCATGTTACATTTCTGAACATCTACAGAGGGTTTCTTCAGTCTGGAAAATCTTCGCAGTGGTGCTACAAAAACTTTATAAACTACCACGCTATG AAGAAGGTTGTTGACATCAAGGAACAACTCCACAATCTAATGAGGCGGCTAGGCATAGCAGTAAAATCATGTGATAGAGATATGCag GCGGTGAGGAAGGCTATTATTGCTGGCTTTTTCGCCCATGCATGTCACTTGGAG GAATACAGTCAAAATGGAATGTACAAGACAATTAGGAGCTCGCAGGAAGTGTACATCCATCCATCTTCTGTGCTCTTCAG GGTTAATCCAAAGTGGGTCGTCTACCATTCGCTCGTTTCAACCGACAAACACTACATGCGCAACGTCATCGCCATCGACCCATCATGGCTTACTGAAGCTGCACCACATTTCTATCAGCTCAGGCAACCAAACCCGATCCCCTACTGA
- the LOC109710395 gene encoding uncharacterized protein LOC109710395 isoform X2 yields the protein MSPRREHFLLLLLLVDPGAAAAAAAEGCERTYGVLPCTTTAVGNLFLVLSYGFLMYKAATCLSSGSELLLQILGPGIVGGLFLPILGALPDALLILGSGVSVDLQTSYAARIMVISVVPFIVVQLPKVFKFPSGQRVAVLLSLVAAALLMLSYCLYQVFQPWIQRRRLEYAKLKHVISGIFKHAQKLEALGRLLNEDGTTNNLAIQKLFRHIDSDSDEMLSRAELHAFILGIQFEEIDLDTADAVDKVMDEFDISRNNYIEEGEFINGISKWLRKAMHAAAASHGYSNKFLDDFHLKTRAEHNKLIQRSDEVAESTDSPTWRSWTCVKAVLLLLLGTAIAALFADPLVDAVHNFSLATHIPSFFLSFIAMPLATNSSEAVSAIIFARRKKQRTLSLTFSEIYGGVTMNNTLCLAVFLALVYVRHLKWDFSSEVLIILIVCIVMGLFASSRTTFPLWTCFVAFLLYPLSLAIVYVLDFVFGWS from the exons atgtcgCCGCGACGCGAAcacttcctcctcctcctcctcctcgtcgatcccggcgccgccgccgccgccgccgccgagggaTGCGAGCGCACGTACGGGGTACTACCGTGCACGACGACGGCGGTGGGGAACCTCTTCCTCGTGTTATCCTACGGGTTCCTGATGTACAAGGCCGCGACGTGCTTGTCCTCGGGGAGCGAGCTCCTTCTCCAGATCCTCGGCCCCGGGATCGTCGGGGGCCTCTTCCTCCCCATCCTCGGCGCTTTGCCCGATGCTCTGCTCATACTCG GTTCTGGAGTTTCAGTCGACTTGCAAACTAGCTATGCAGCGAGGATAATGGTCATATCTGTTGTTCCTTTTATCGTTGTTCAATTACCGAAAGTTTTCAAGTTTCCTTCTGGCCAACGTGTCGCGGTGTTGCTATCTCTTGTCGCTGCAGCTCTCCTTATGCTTTCGTATTGCCTATATCAG GTATTTCAGCCATGGATTCAGCGGAGAAGATTAGAATATGCCAAACTTAAACATGTAATATCTGGAATATTTAAGCATGCTCAGAAATTGGAAGCTCTTGGACGGCTTCTTAATGAGGATGGAACGACAAATAATCTTGCTATACAAAA ATTATTTCGCCATATAGATTCTGATTCAGATGAAATGCTATCACGTGCTGAGTTACATGCATTTATCTTAGGAATTCAGTTTGAAGAGATTGACCTAGATACAGCCGATGCTGTAGATAAAGTGATGGATGAATTTGATATATCACGCAATAATTACATTGAGGAAGGAGAGTTCATCAATGGAATCTCAAAATGGCTTAGAAAGGCTATGCATGCTGCTGCAGCTTCTCATGGCTACTCAAATAAGTTCCTGGATGACTTTCATTTG AAAACAAGGGCTGAGCATAACAAGCTAATTCAAAGGAGCGACGAGGTCGCGGAGAGTACGGACAGCCCAACCTGGAGGTCCTGGACCTGTGTAAAGGCCGTCTTGCTTTTGCTGCTGGGAACTGCTATCGCAGCCTTATTTGCCGACCCACTTGTGGATGCTGTTCACAATTTTTCACTTGCCACACATATaccttctttcttcctctctttcatTGCAATGCCCTTGGCTACCAACTCGAGCGAGGCTGTCTCGGCAATTATTTTTGCTCGCCGAAAGAAGCAACGGACTTTGTCGCTGACATTCTCTGAG ATTTATGGCGGGGTGACCATGAACAACACACTCTGCTTGGCCGTGTTCTTGGCGCTCGTTTATGTTAGGCACCTAAAGTGGGACTTCTCCTCCGAAGTACTCATCATTCTCATCGTATGCATCGTGATGGGCCTCTTCGCCAGCTCCCGGACCACTTTTCCTCTTTGGACGTGCTTTGTAGCGTTTCTGCTGTACCCGTTGTCTCTGGCCATCGTCTACGTCCTCGACTTTGTTTTTGGCTGGTCATAG
- the LOC109710395 gene encoding uncharacterized protein LOC109710395 isoform X1, with the protein MSPRREHFLLLLLLVDPGAAAAAAAEGCERTYGVLPCTTTAVGNLFLVLSYGFLMYKAATCLSSGSELLLQILGPGIVGGLFLPILGALPDALLILVSGLSGSKETAQSQVLIGMGLLAGSTVMLLTVLWGFCIVAGKCDLSDNFTSIDSQNEKRFSLFGSGVSVDLQTSYAARIMVISVVPFIVVQLPKVFKFPSGQRVAVLLSLVAAALLMLSYCLYQVFQPWIQRRRLEYAKLKHVISGIFKHAQKLEALGRLLNEDGTTNNLAIQKLFRHIDSDSDEMLSRAELHAFILGIQFEEIDLDTADAVDKVMDEFDISRNNYIEEGEFINGISKWLRKAMHAAAASHGYSNKFLDDFHLKTRAEHNKLIQRSDEVAESTDSPTWRSWTCVKAVLLLLLGTAIAALFADPLVDAVHNFSLATHIPSFFLSFIAMPLATNSSEAVSAIIFARRKKQRTLSLTFSEIYGGVTMNNTLCLAVFLALVYVRHLKWDFSSEVLIILIVCIVMGLFASSRTTFPLWTCFVAFLLYPLSLAIVYVLDFVFGWS; encoded by the exons atgtcgCCGCGACGCGAAcacttcctcctcctcctcctcctcgtcgatcccggcgccgccgccgccgccgccgccgagggaTGCGAGCGCACGTACGGGGTACTACCGTGCACGACGACGGCGGTGGGGAACCTCTTCCTCGTGTTATCCTACGGGTTCCTGATGTACAAGGCCGCGACGTGCTTGTCCTCGGGGAGCGAGCTCCTTCTCCAGATCCTCGGCCCCGGGATCGTCGGGGGCCTCTTCCTCCCCATCCTCGGCGCTTTGCCCGATGCTCTGCTCATACTCG TTTCTGGACTATCCGGGAGTAAAGAAACTGCCCAAAGTCAGGTCTTGATTGGGATGGGACTGCTCGCCGGCTCGACCGTCATGCTTCTGACAGTCCTCTGGGGATTTTGCATTGTTGCGGGCAAGTGCGACCTTTCGGATAATTTTACCTCAATCGATTCACAAAACGAAAAAAGGTTCAGCCTCTTTG GTTCTGGAGTTTCAGTCGACTTGCAAACTAGCTATGCAGCGAGGATAATGGTCATATCTGTTGTTCCTTTTATCGTTGTTCAATTACCGAAAGTTTTCAAGTTTCCTTCTGGCCAACGTGTCGCGGTGTTGCTATCTCTTGTCGCTGCAGCTCTCCTTATGCTTTCGTATTGCCTATATCAG GTATTTCAGCCATGGATTCAGCGGAGAAGATTAGAATATGCCAAACTTAAACATGTAATATCTGGAATATTTAAGCATGCTCAGAAATTGGAAGCTCTTGGACGGCTTCTTAATGAGGATGGAACGACAAATAATCTTGCTATACAAAA ATTATTTCGCCATATAGATTCTGATTCAGATGAAATGCTATCACGTGCTGAGTTACATGCATTTATCTTAGGAATTCAGTTTGAAGAGATTGACCTAGATACAGCCGATGCTGTAGATAAAGTGATGGATGAATTTGATATATCACGCAATAATTACATTGAGGAAGGAGAGTTCATCAATGGAATCTCAAAATGGCTTAGAAAGGCTATGCATGCTGCTGCAGCTTCTCATGGCTACTCAAATAAGTTCCTGGATGACTTTCATTTG AAAACAAGGGCTGAGCATAACAAGCTAATTCAAAGGAGCGACGAGGTCGCGGAGAGTACGGACAGCCCAACCTGGAGGTCCTGGACCTGTGTAAAGGCCGTCTTGCTTTTGCTGCTGGGAACTGCTATCGCAGCCTTATTTGCCGACCCACTTGTGGATGCTGTTCACAATTTTTCACTTGCCACACATATaccttctttcttcctctctttcatTGCAATGCCCTTGGCTACCAACTCGAGCGAGGCTGTCTCGGCAATTATTTTTGCTCGCCGAAAGAAGCAACGGACTTTGTCGCTGACATTCTCTGAG ATTTATGGCGGGGTGACCATGAACAACACACTCTGCTTGGCCGTGTTCTTGGCGCTCGTTTATGTTAGGCACCTAAAGTGGGACTTCTCCTCCGAAGTACTCATCATTCTCATCGTATGCATCGTGATGGGCCTCTTCGCCAGCTCCCGGACCACTTTTCCTCTTTGGACGTGCTTTGTAGCGTTTCTGCTGTACCCGTTGTCTCTGGCCATCGTCTACGTCCTCGACTTTGTTTTTGGCTGGTCATAG
- the LOC109710047 gene encoding PLASMODESMATA CALLOSE-BINDING PROTEIN 5-like, with translation MATATTHNPLPPLLLLLLLLITTTTTAAASGSSSETGELWCVAKNNAEDAALQAALDWACGPGGADCRPIQPGGACYEPDDIQSLASFAFNDYFLRSPRPDASACDFSGTAALTSLNPGHGSCIFPSSSSARNGNFTGRSEGLGPSSADLSGGLQIKISPWPSSIALFVLLIATNIWDEPNETTSNCYG, from the exons atggcgacggcgacgacgcaCAATCCCCTTCCTCCactgctgctcctgctgctgctcctgatcaccaccaccactaccGCCGCCGCGTCCGGTTCTTCTTCGGAGACGGGGGAGTTGTGGTGCGTGGCGAAGAACAACGCGGAGGACGCGGCGCTGCAGGCGGCGCTGGACTGGGCCTGCGGGCCGGGCGGGGCGGACTGCCGGCCCATCCAGCCGGGTGGCGCCTGCTACGAGCCCGACGACATCCAATCCCTCGCCTCCTTCGCCTTCAACGACTACTTCCTCCGCTCCCCCCGCCCCGACGCCTCCGCCTGCGACTTCTCCGGCACCGCCGCCCTCACCTCCCTCAACCCCG GTCATGGTAGCTGTATATTCCCGTCCAG TTCATCCGCAAGAAATGGAAATTTTACTGGAAGGAGCGAGGGATTGGGCCCGTCCAGCGCCGATTTAAGTGGAGGTCTACAGATTAAAATATCACCATGGCCCTCAAGCATAGCCCTTTTTGTGCTCCTTATTGCCACAAATATTTG GGATGAACCAAACGAGACCACATCCAACTGTTATGGTTAA
- the LOC109710048 gene encoding RING-H2 finger protein ATL1-like, whose translation MPPNPRCSDRSTGRNLLVVATILLVIVYVRAYNRIAWVIPFTIFWVFTLVFCCVVHIDTTVGTGPPAANQNSNTVPVAAAALHQAPNEVGLAPTAIRALPTFVHKKAPSQSGESSDRGAEMCSVCLEVIQEGETVRQLPVCLHLFHMGCVDMWLGSHSTCPVCRSAIVLLDCA comes from the coding sequence ATGCCACCGAATCCACGGTGCAGCGACCGGAGCACCGGCCGGAATTTGCTTGTTGTGGCGACGATCCTGCTTGTCATCGTGTACGTGAGGGCTTACAACAGGATTGCCTGGGTGATTCCCTTCACCATCTTCTGGGTCTTTACGCTGGTATTTTGTTGCGTCGTTCACATCGACACCACCGTCGGAACCGGCCCACCTGCTGCTAACCAGAATTCGAATACAGTACCCGTAGCTGCTGCTGCACTGCATCAGGCCCCGAATGAAGTCGGGCTCGCCCCGACTGCCATCCGAGCACTTCCGACCTTCGTGCACAAAAAGGCCCCCAGCCAAAGCGGCGAAAGTAGCGACCGCGGTGCGGAGATGTGCTCCGTCTGCCTCGAGGTGATTCAGGAAGGGGAGACGGTGCGGCAGTTGCCGGTGTGCTTACACTTGTTTCATATGGGATGCGTCGACATGTGGTTGGGCTCGCATTCGACATGCCCAGTATGTAGGTCTGCTATTGTGCTACTTGACTGTGCTTGA
- the LOC109710259 gene encoding E3 ubiquitin-protein ligase ATL9-like, with protein sequence MDSAMVHVTGMLLFLDIFAPDVLGSCAFLLGCTSATIAVAGIWALSNYRGALQRYRRRISSLLDRALYSSARQVLPAFALRQEGGGSRRGDGPRACTVCLDSLKAGDMVRSLPACTHMFHADCIDPWLRLHSTCPLCRSDAFLN encoded by the coding sequence ATGGACTCGGCAATGGTGCACGTGACGGGCATGCTCCTGTTTCTAGATATCTTTGCTCCGGATGTATTGGGCAGCTGCGCTTTCCTCCTCGGCTGTACCAGCGCCACCATCGCCGTTGCCGGGATTTGGGCCCTTTCAAACTATAGAGGTGCGCTGCAGCGGTATCGGCGACGCATCAGTAGTTTGCTGGACCGCGCGCTCTATTCGTCTGCCCGACAAGTGCTTCCTGCGTTTGCATTACGACAAGAAGGCGGTGGCAGCAGGCGCGGTGACGGTCCGAGGGCTTGCACCGTCTGCTTAGATTCACTGAAGGCAGGGGACATGGTGAGATCGCTGCCGGCGTGCACGCACATGTTTCATGCGGACTGCATCGACCCTTGGCTTCGCCTGCACTCGACGTGCCCGCTTTGTCGGTCGGATGCATTTCTTAATTAG
- the LOC109710885 gene encoding E3 ubiquitin-protein ligase ATL23-like gives MLYRYPALRTSQTSIADGSCICCGIAIVFLSVFLFCVFLTFLPFRWASVATAVAAVLFICTACWCRLAPDDSAGTSHHRGRTTPTAVVPQDALHPPATAACLQTFEYEKALRTSGRAGGSCEMCAVCIGVLQGGEMVRQVPACKHVFHIGCIDAWLYSHTTCPLCRAEIKPRRSAEKAEESEESSAPPLPPV, from the exons ATGCTCTACCGCTACCCGGCGCTCCGCACGAGCCAAACGTCGATCGCCGACGGCAGCTGCATCTGCTGCGGCATCGCGATCGTCTTCTTGTCCGTCTTCCTCTTCTGCGTCTTCCTCACCTTCCTCCCCTTCCGCTGGGCCTCGGTAGCCACCGCTGTTGCTGCTGTCCTTTTTATCTGCACGGCCTGCTGGTGCAGGTTGGCCCCCGACGATTCTGCTGGGACGTCCCACCACCGCGGGCGAACCACTCCTACAGCCGTCGTACCGCAAGATGCTCTCCATCCGCCCGCAACTGCCGCGTGTCTTCAAACGTTCGAGTACGAAAAGGCACTACGTACGAGTGGCCGAGCAG GCGGAAGCTGCGAGATGTGCGCGGTGTGCATCGGGGTGCTGCAGGGAGGGGAGATGGTGAGGCAGGTGCCGGCGTGCAAGCACGTGTTTCATATCGGGTGCATCGACGCGTGGTTGTACTCGCACACAACATGCCCTTTATGTCGGGCCGAGATCAAGCCACGACGGTCGGCGGAGAAGGCGGAGGAGAGCGAGGAGTCGTCAGCCCCGCCTTTGCCGCCTGTGTAG
- the LOC109710261 gene encoding RING-H2 finger protein ATL34-like has product MSTNSWMPRQHDTTSYSKSTTLILLGVALASGICFLLFTALVQYLCSRNCYDVDAEEGGGGVERRNAGGVTAPVLASLPTFAYWKSKTDGGDSGRWGECAVCLEVVQEGELVRRLPACHHTFHVECIDMWLRSHSTCPLCRATVEPVEVLKGREDCRSAAASLLPPV; this is encoded by the coding sequence ATGTCGACCAATTCATGGATGCCCCGGCAACATGACACGACCAGCTACAGCAAGAGCACGACGCTCATCCTCCTCGGCGTCGCCCTGGCCTCCGGCATCTGCTTTCTGCTGTTCACTGCTTTGGTTCAATACCTCTGTTCCCGCAACTGCTATGATGTCGATGCagaggagggagggggaggcGTCGAACGCCGCAATGCGGGCGGCGTCACCGCGCCCGTCCTTGCCTCCCTGCCAACTTTTGCGTATTGGAAGAGCAAAACCGACGGTGGCGACAGCGGAAGGTGGGGGGAGTGCGCAGTGTGCCTCGAGGTGGTGCAGGAAGGGGAACTGGTCAGGAGGCTACCAGCGTGCCATCACACGTTTCATGTCGAGTGCATTGACATGTGGTTGCGCTCGCACTCGACGTGCCCCTTATGTCGGGCTACTGTCGAGCCGGTGGAAGTGCTCAAAGGCAGAGAGGATTGCAGATCGGCGGCGGCGAGCCTGTTACCTCCAGTGTAG